The segment AAAAATAATATTACTCACTTATAGAGTGCGTTCCTTTCGATATAATGACGGATTTCCTCTGGAACCAGGTAGCGGATATCCCTCCCCTCTTTGGCCCTGCGTCTAACGCCGCTGGAGGCTATGTCAAGAAAAGTGACTTCTCGAAAACAGATCAGATGCCCTGTCGGTCCACGGAATCCATCCACGGCATCCTCACGGACAAACCGGGAAGAAAAATCCTCCCCGAGTATCTCCCCGAGTCCCTTATTTACATAGCCTGGCCTTGTCATGACGGCAAAATGGCATAAAAGCAGAAGCCGCTCCCAGTCCTTCCACGTTGTTATCGCGTGAAAGGCATCCTGTCCGACAAT is part of the Syntrophobacterales bacterium genome and harbors:
- the nadD gene encoding nicotinate-nucleotide adenylyltransferase — encoded protein: MKEKGTVRKWGLFGGTFDPVHFGHLRCAVEMLEIFELNRIIFVPASRPPHKLDAAITPFYHREQMIRLAIEGNPVFSFSDVEKTRDGLSYSVETVEYILDKYRLDNIELYFIVGQDAFHAITTWKDWERLLLLCHFAVMTRPGYVNKGLGEILGEDFSSRFVREDAVDGFRGPTGHLICFREVTFLDIASSGVRRRAKEGRDIRYLVPEEIRHYIERNALYK